Proteins encoded within one genomic window of Cyprinus carpio isolate SPL01 chromosome B22, ASM1834038v1, whole genome shotgun sequence:
- the axdnd1 gene encoding axonemal dynein light chain domain-containing protein 1 — MSVSVSCSASPAEGATPESRRTKRSSAAAASTVAELPQVRERTPVKDRSSLQVHDDLIPDEILATLRSTTCPQDRLGPLRITKTPKDFKVCLIHRTDAVWQHPARRKKYQYFLNQPTSLTGAGRDISFLCDARLPLPPTAERSPAQGDQNDVSSLETLIPEEYHIIKNKGIKGLQCYDDKFTVLLEDDKQKLRVFPSMKPSGRLEVVQLMKVMDKMLEKAGVNQEFQELTELSQIENLLELVQIEQNIYNIVFHELIRQVSVECAERGQLLAKIRERYVALLDRIPRQVKGLHTETLAQKALDRRLTEEIIHFKSSIAKLNLELSAMKEHDENVSKEAEEAKEELAKALEESQRSANIVAEYHELYELQRRRLEGQMSQLYEETDLWRKATYSLAIKIIKINKLHLVRRLHISEQTWVKIADHFIVFLTAKDSEDVSHIMELTDQWKDKLTNFMENLREAESKQRKTIGSVRANIVKWHKFYEDKSRHPNLNVDKSSEDELSQDLKKWSKVLTQQCERYGGEDLVSGQETLEMLTNLQESWIEVCLQLFRRHPGTDGGPPKGQEAMRELAKAITDLQNQLGIRISGESGIHATLMLLIENMEFWSRRLKSLSGLPEEQSLGDWLKLEETLGNLMNLSKEALQLVNSTQSERDRAKKKPHTKIEMDDVLKAMKEFRFSQENFFNCENMRLHEEVTSLDTKLIRWMVDLLLLMVPDQEPNLPTTELNTTVDVSVEKLEEDARNLSGKLDYFSKYITSSCQAIVEEAIQKSSTQNDTENELYQLAKLQKECGEWVEACRILLSDVKGSPVDLQLSGKTVPQPLEQQPEEPTKEDEEEPITIKDVTGPYSFQSADEYGGEKASRHDKDGSVMKLVGYDGNITEKNLGEDTVQLTGTEELVVSPHTENAKEAFNALETVRTLQKELLDVETRAISMEVRALKAEEDLQAALDKIQDLERQLQAQPSVETKSSKKNTAPTHKAPSTPSEAKTRSQKPEASPKLSRGTKKR; from the exons ATGTCGGTGTCCGTCAGCTGCAGCGCGTCTCCTGCGGAGGGAGCGACGCCCGAGAGCCGCAGGACGAAGAGATCCAGCGCTGCCGCCGCGAGCA CGGTGGCAGAGCTTCCTCAGGTGAGAGAGAGGACACCTGTGAAAGACAGAAGCAGTCTGCAAGTGCATGATGATTTAATTCCAGACGAGATCCTTGCAACTTTAAGATCCACCACCTGTCCTCAAGACAGACTCGGACCCCTCAGAATAACCAAAACTCCTAAGGACTTCAAG GTTTGTTTAATACACCGCACCGATGCAGTGTGGCAACATCCAGCTAGACGCAAGAAATACCAATACTTTCTCAACCAGCCGACCTCTCTGACTGGAGCTGGAAG AGACATATCCTTCCTCTGTGATGCTCGACTGCCTCTCCCACCAACGGCCGAACGAAGCCCCGCTCAGGGAGATCAAAAT GACGTGAGTTCACTGGAAACATTAATCCCGGAAGAATAtcacatcataaaaaacaaaggcaTTAAGGGACTGCAGTGCTATGATGA caaATTCACAGTTCTCCTAGAAGATGACAAACAGAAGCTAAGAGTCTTTCCATCAAT GAAACCAAGCGGCCGTCTTGAGGTGGTACAGTTAATGAAAGTGATGGACAAAATGTTGGAAAAAGCAGGTGTCAATCAAGAGTTTCAGGAGCTAACCGAACTCTCACAG ATTGAAAATTTACTGGAGCTGGTTCAAATCGAGCAGAACATCTACAACATAGTATTCCACGAGCTAATCCGCCAGGTCAGTGTCGAATGTGCCGAGAGAGGACAACTCCTCGCCAAGATCAG GGAGAGGTACGTGGCTCTACTTGACCGTATCCCACGGCAGGTGAAGGGTCTGCACACAGAAACCTTAGCGCAGAAGGCTCTAGACCGCCGGCTCACTGAAGAAATCATTCACTTTAAAAGCTCCATTGCAAAGCTTAATTT GGAACTGAGTGCTATGAAAGAACATGATGAGAATGTGTCCAAAGAGGCAGAGGAAGCCAAAGAGGAGCTCGCTAAAGCCCTGGAGGAGTCACAACGCAGTGCAAA TATTGTAGCAGAGTACCATGAGCTTTATGAGCTGCAGCGAAGGAGACTTGAAGGACAGATGTCTCAGCTATATGAAGAAACGGACCTCTGGAGAAAAGCCACCTATAGTCTTGCAATCAAG ataataaagataaataaacttCATCTGGTGAGACGGCTACATATTAGTGAGCAGACCTGGGTCAAGATTGCAGATCATTTCATTGTTTTCCTAACCGCAAAG GACTCTGAGGATGTTTCTCACATCATGGAATTGACTGACCAGTGGAAAGATAAACTGACCAACTTCATGGAGAACCTCAGAGAGGCTGAAAGCAAACAGCGTAAGACCATCGGATCTGTCCGTGCTAACATTGTCAAGTGGCACAAGTTTTATGAAGACAAATCAAG GCACCCTAATTTGAATGTTGACAAGTCTTCAGAAGATGAGCTCTCCCAAGACCTGAAGAAATGGTCAAAG GTGTTGACACAGCAGTGTGAGCGATATGGAGGAGAGGACCTAGTGTCTGGTCAGGAAACACTTGAAATGCTAACAAACCTACAAGAGTCCTGGATTGAGGTTTGTCTCCAGCTCTTTAGGAGACACCCTGGTACAGATGGAGGGCCACCTAAAGGCCAGGAGGCCATGAGGGAGCTGGCAAAGGCCATTACAGATCTCCAGAACCAACTGGGAATCCGTATTAGTGGAGAAAGTG GAATCCATGCAACCCTAATGTTGCTTATTGAAAATATGGAGTTCTGGTCAAGAAGATTAAAGTCCTTGAGTGGACTTCCAGAGGAGCAGTCTTTGGGTGATTGGCTCAAATTGGAGGAAACTCTTGGCAACTTGATGAATCTGTCTAAGGAGGCTCTCCAACTAGTGAACAGCACACAGTCAGAACGGGACAGGGCTAAAAAGAAACCCCACACCAA GATTGAAATGGATGATGTCTTAAAGGCAATGAAGGAATTCCGGTTCTCTCAAGAAAACTTTTTCAACTGTGAAAATATGAGGCTTCATGAGGAG GTAACTTCTCTTGACACCAAGTTGATTCGGTGGATGGTGGACCTTCTGCTACTGATGGTGCCAGACCAAGAACCGAATCTTCCAACGACTGAATTAAACACCACTGTGGACGTGTCTGTTGAGAAGCTGGAGGAGGATGCCAGGAACCTCTCTGGGAAActtgactatttctccaagtacATCACAAG CTCTTGTCAGGCTATTGTTGAGGAGGCAATCCAGAAGAGCTCAACTCAGAATGACACCGAGAATGAGCTCTACCAACTTGCTAAACTTCAG AAAGAGTGTGGTGAGTGGGTGGAGGCCTGTCGAATACTACTGTCAGATGTGAAGGGAAGCCCTGTGGACCTACAGCTGTCTGGAAAAACTGTACCACAGCCT CTTGAGCAACAACCAGAGGAACCTACCAAAGAAGATGAAGAGGAACCCATTACCATAAAAGACGTCACTGGGCCTTATTCTTTCCAAAGTGCTGATGAATAT GGGGGAGAAAAGGCCAGCAGACATGACAAAGATGGCTCAGTCATGAAGCTAGTTGGTTATGATGGCAATATCACTGAGAAGAACTTAGGAGAGGACACCGTCCAACTTACAGGG ACTGAAGAACTTGTGGTATCCCCTCACACTGAAAATGCCAAGGAAGCCTTCAATGCATTGGAAACAGTGAGAACTCTTCAGAAAGAGCTTCT GGATGTAGAGACGCGAGCTATCAGCATGGAGGTACGAGCACTAAAGGCAGAGGAAGACCTACAGGCAGCTCTGGACAAGATACAAGATCTGGAGAGACAGCTACAGGCTCAGCCCAGTGTGGAGACCAAGT CGAGCAAGAAGAACACTGCACCCACACACAAGGCCCCCAGCACCCCTTCTGAAGCTAAAACAAGAAGTCAGAAACCAGAAGCTAGCCCGAAACTGTCCAGAGGCACCAAAAAACGCTAA
- the tdrd5 gene encoding tudor domain-containing protein 5 isoform X2 codes for MTQDQLLTGLKKDVRSLLVSAKHGLTPEQLKKDYHTMLGFPMPLRLLGFRNVLDMVKEMPDVVHLEYHLDGSIILKAVVDESTKGIQELVAKQRDPKTKANIRRGTPGNFHISYPRNQPVILPRRGQSKPTLPAQLRSQLKQLLSHGPVRLSELESRYMAQFGKPLNIMQYGFYSISEMLAAATDFLIMQQSRTGSQLLLRNAIMPQNQIKHLMTNLSKPMASPLVAKQKPVSPKAASPPERNKQDSQSPPAVPKPEPVKAEHSFEETIFKLEEELRQQILEKGTAGTVSHELKDKLRKVVAENGSGISIHNLPTEYKRMYGEELPVSQYGFLSVTEMVGALSDTLSIQKCADKSENQWMVVEFKPNDIQPTEPELSPGHGTTSSLTTESQNPSSKAYYFSCAESAWEREEVEQYTDTQESKTELRITNKTIHQMADLFPELVVSRVSAVPPDAVRCQKLKPPARRRERELVPVLVEQTESPSHFYIRFSQNKEARALENMMIEMRSCYSYPDVTERYRLPDAYVRPGQVCCVAPRDMWFYRVVIHELFSDTEVKVYYVDFGDITKVERNSLRFLKACYADLPAQAVPAMLAGVRPITSIWTQSAINAFQRMCCERTLVAAIHSYQEDFLLLFLCDTNTEEDVYIHLALQKEGHAIPSVTAYGLVSEKFNPVTSYFGDDQLEEVKECLSPSTSFLETQICFQGNGSLSSSQTVSSSENGETNFSSINVDSTLDIPALEFINVPDVNTAAKSGKVNPSEAPQAEDSLCCSEWDQGWTAEDETDKTKLEPDVNTEDESKPETVPNPLPVQAAVCEPQMCASPVEPKPISTACTSPHTPDPIRISSGYPVFPGVPVNLVQPPLSHFMMQLFGSPGHLGPVPNPLFQHHTSPLALRPAARLSAGASILHWRSNYIA; via the exons ATGACCCAAGATCAGCTCCTCACGGGTTTGAAGAAGGATGTCCGCTCTCTTCTGGTCTCTGCTAAGCATGGTTTGACCCCTGAGCAGCTCAAGAAAGACTACCACACCATGCTGGGCTTCCCCATGCCCCTCAGGTTACTGGGATTCAGAAATGTTTTGGATATGGTAAAGGAAATGCCGGATGTTGTGCACTTGGAATACCACCTCGATGGCAGCATCATTTTAAAAG cCGTTGTAGATGAGAGCACCAAAGGCATCCAAGAGCTGGTGGCTAAGCAACGTGACCCCAAAACCAAAGCCAACATTCGGAGGGGAACCCCAGGAAACTTCCACATCTCTTACCCACGGAACCAGCCCGTTATTCTCCCTCGCCGTGGCCAATCAAAACCCACTCTGCCCGCTCAACTGCGTAGCCAGCTAAAACAGTTACTATCTCATGGGCCGGTCAGATTATCAGAACTGGAGTCTAGGTATATGGCGCAGTTCGGAAAGCCGCTCAACATCATGCAGTATGGCTTCTACTCCATTTCCGAGATGCTGGCGGCTGCCACAGATTTCTTAATCATGCAGCAGAGTCGCACAGGCTCGCAACTGCTGCTGAGGAATGCTATAATGCCACAAAATCAGATCAAACATCTGATGACAAATCTTTCTAAGCCAA TGGCATCTCCTTTGGTGGCAAAACAGAAGCCAGTCAGTCCTAAAGCAGCTTCGCCGCCTGAGAGGAACAAGCAAGATTCGCAGTCCCCCCCTGCTGTTCCTAAACCGGAGCCTGTGAAGGCAGAGCACTCTTTTGAAGAAACTATTTTTAAG CTTGAGGAGGAGCTCAGACAGCAGATCCTCGAGAAGGGCACCGCTGGCACCGTCAGCCACGAGCTGAAAGATAAGCTACGGAAG GTTGTTGCTGAAAATGGCAGTGGGATATCCATTCACAATCTTCCCACAGAATACAAG CGAATGTATGGTGAGGAGTTGCCGGTGAGCCAGTATGGCTTTCTGAGCGTGACGGAAATGGTTGGGGCTTTGAGTGACACATTGTCCATCCAAAAATGTGCTGACAAAAGTGAAAACCAATGGATGGTTGTGGAGTTCAAACCAAATGACATACAACCCACTGAACCTG AATTATCCCCGGGTCACGGCACCACATCCAGTCTGACGACTGAATCCCAGAATCCCTCCAGCAAAGCCTATTATTTCAGCTGTGCCGAGTCTGCATGGGAGCGCGAAGAGGTGGAGCAATACACAGACACCCAAGAGTCCAAGACTGAGCTCAGAATCACCAATAAAACCATCCATCAG ATGGCAGATCTTTTCCCAGAGCTGGTGGTGAGTCGAGTTTCAGCGGTTCCTCCAGACGCAGTGCGCTGCCAGAAGCTGAAGCCCCCGGCTCgcaggagggagagagagctgGTGCCTGTCCTGGTGGAGCAGACGGAGTCTCCCAGCCACTTCTACATCCGCTTCAGCCAGAACAAGGAGGCCAGAGCCCTGGAGAACATGATGATTGAAATGAG GAGCTGTTACTCTTACCCAGATGTGACAGAGAGATACCGGCTGCCTGATGCGTATGTGCGGCCGGGTCAGGTGTGCTGTGTGGCCCCCAGAGACATGTGGTTCTACCGGGTTGTGATCCACGAGCTCTTCAGTGATACTGAAGTAAAGGTGTACTATGTTGACTTCGGAGACATCACAAAAGTGGAACGAAACAGCCTCCGGTTTCTAAA AGCTTGTTATGCTGATCTTCCGGCTCAGGCTGTCCCTGCAATGTTAGCTGGAGTTCGGCCCATCACG agcATTTGGACTCAGAGTGCGATCAACGCTTTCCAGAGGATGTGCTGTGAGCGCACGCTGGTGGCCGCCATCCACAGCTACCAGGAGGACTTCCTGTTGCTCTTCCTGTGCGACACAAACACGGAGGAGGATGTTTACATTCACCTCGCCCTACAGAAAGAGGGCCACGCCATTCCCTCCGTTACCGCTTATGGATTG GTGTCAGAGAAGTTCAACCCAGTGACGTCTTATTTTGGAGATGATCAGCTTGAGGAAGTAAAGGAGTGTCTCTCACCATCCACGTCTTTTCTAGAAACCCAGATCTGTTTTCAGGGAAATGGTTCTCTGAGCTCCTCTCAAACG GTTTCCAGCTCTGAAAATGGAGAAACTAACTTTTCCTCCATAAATGTGGACTCAACCCTCGACATTCCTGCCCTTGAGTTTATAAATGTTCCTGACGTCAACACTGCTGCTAAA AGTGGGAAAGTAAATCCATCTGAGGCTCCACAGGCTGAAGACTCATTATGCTGCAGTGAATGGGATCAGGGATGGACAGCAGAGGACGAAACAGATAAGACGAAACTAGAACCTGATGTCAATACCGAAGACGAATCGAAA CCAGAGACTGTGCCTAATCCTCTACCTGTCCAAGCAGCAGTATGTGAACCGCAGATGTGTGCATCTCCAGTTGAACCAAAGCCCATCTCAACCGCATGCACTAGCCCTCACACCCCTGACCCCATCAGGATCAGCTCCGGCTATCCAG TTTTTCCAGGTGTACCTGTTAATCTGGTCCAGCCCCCGCTCTCCCACTTTATGATGCAGTTATTCGGCAGTCCAGGTCATCTGGGACCAGTTCCAAACCCTCTGTTCCAGCACCACACATCTCCGCTAGCTCTGAGACCAGCTGCGCGCCTGTCCGCCGGAGCCAGCATCCTACACTGGCGCTCCAATTACATAGCTTGA
- the LOC109047529 gene encoding podocin-like, which yields MLPTSEAAMEKRTETSTHSSRSGRVKREPSPKERKTKAPKSVKLQEPHKRKEKQEEEEERGEAKEAQIISRSTVVNVDSVRERIKEDREELLGLLETDGFGEALKKRYLGICELLLIVLVLSVVIFFFPVFIWFCVKIVREHERAVKFRLGHLLQKRPRGPGLMFYLPFLDVCHIVDIRLKILKILPHAVVTKDLVCTEVSAVCYYRIENVSVCYSSLAGVPDVLQALTQVSVREILAHHAFTDILLDRKRMAEEIQVSLDSVTCRWGIKVERAEIEEISLPPQLQHNFAVEAEARRQAQVKVISAEGEKAACEALKASVESLSGSPLVVHLRLLQLLNNLRSEQPAVVLNIPSDVLTQSIDLTSLTRPTNQGLTAGDGSDDANKDSPMM from the exons ATGCTTCCTACGAGCGAAGCCGCGATggagaaaagaacagaaacatcTACGCATTCTTCAAGATCTGGACGGGTAAAGCGGGAGCCATCACCTAAAGAGAGGAAAACCAAAGCCCCCAAATCCGTGAAGCTCCAAGAGCcccacaaaagaaaagaaaaacaagaagaggaagaagaaagaggTGAAGCCAAAGAGGCTCAGATCATCTCCAGGAGCACTGTTGTAAATGTAGACAGTGTGAGGGAACGGATAAAAGAAGACCGAGAGGAGTTATTGGGATTATTGGAGACTGACGGGTTTGGAGAAG CCTTGAAGAAGAGATACCTTGGAATTTGTGAGCTGCTTCTCATTGTGTTGGTGCTGTCTGTGGTGATCTTCTTCTTTCCTGTTTTCATATGGTTCTGTGTGAAG ATTGTAAGAGAACATGAGAGAGCTGTGAAATTTCGATTGGGGCATTTACTTCAGAAGAGACCACGGGGCCCtg GGCTAATGTTTTATCTCCCTTTTTTGGATGTGTGCCATATTGTCGACATTCGTCTGAAAATACTGAAGATCCTTCCTCACGCG GTGGTGACCAAAGATCTGGTGTGTACCGAAGTGAGTGCAGTGTGTTACTATCGTATCgagaatgtgtctgtgtgttattCCTCCCTCGCCGGCGTCCCAGATGTGCTGCAGGCTCTGACCCAGGTCTCTGTTAGAGAGATACTGGCCCATCATGCCTTCACTGACATTTTGCTGGACCGCAAACGGATGGCCGAGGAGATTCAG GTCAGTTTAGATTCGGTAACCTGCAGGTGGGGTATCAAAGTGGAAAGAGCAGAAAT AGAAGAAATTAGTCTTCCACCTCAGCTCCAACACAACTTCGCTGTAGAGGCCGAAGCGAGACGTCAGGCACAAGTCAAA GTGATCTCTGCAGAGGGAGAAAAGGCGGCTTGTGAGGCTTTGAAGGCCTCTGTAGAGTCTCTCTCTGGTTCTCCACTGGTCGTGCACCTTCGACTCCTGCAGCTCCTCAACAATCTGCGCTCTGAGCAGCCTGCTGTGGTCCtcaacataccttctgatgtCCTGACTCAATCCATCGACCTCACCAGTTTGACCAGACCTACCAATCAAGGTCTGACCGCAGGTGATGGCTCGGATGATGCAAACAAAGACTCGCCCATGATGTAA
- the tdrd5 gene encoding tudor domain-containing protein 5 isoform X1, which translates to MTQDQLLTGLKKDVRSLLVSAKHGLTPEQLKKDYHTMLGFPMPLRLLGFRNVLDMVKEMPDVVHLEYHLDGSIILKAVVDESTKGIQELVAKQRDPKTKANIRRGTPGNFHISYPRNQPVILPRRGQSKPTLPAQLRSQLKQLLSHGPVRLSELESRYMAQFGKPLNIMQYGFYSISEMLAAATDFLIMQQSRTGSQLLLRNAIMPQNQIKHLMTNLSKPTVASPLVAKQKPVSPKAASPPERNKQDSQSPPAVPKPEPVKAEHSFEETIFKLEEELRQQILEKGTAGTVSHELKDKLRKVVAENGSGISIHNLPTEYKRMYGEELPVSQYGFLSVTEMVGALSDTLSIQKCADKSENQWMVVEFKPNDIQPTEPELSPGHGTTSSLTTESQNPSSKAYYFSCAESAWEREEVEQYTDTQESKTELRITNKTIHQMADLFPELVVSRVSAVPPDAVRCQKLKPPARRRERELVPVLVEQTESPSHFYIRFSQNKEARALENMMIEMRSCYSYPDVTERYRLPDAYVRPGQVCCVAPRDMWFYRVVIHELFSDTEVKVYYVDFGDITKVERNSLRFLKACYADLPAQAVPAMLAGVRPITSIWTQSAINAFQRMCCERTLVAAIHSYQEDFLLLFLCDTNTEEDVYIHLALQKEGHAIPSVTAYGLVSEKFNPVTSYFGDDQLEEVKECLSPSTSFLETQICFQGNGSLSSSQTVSSSENGETNFSSINVDSTLDIPALEFINVPDVNTAAKSGKVNPSEAPQAEDSLCCSEWDQGWTAEDETDKTKLEPDVNTEDESKPETVPNPLPVQAAVCEPQMCASPVEPKPISTACTSPHTPDPIRISSGYPVFPGVPVNLVQPPLSHFMMQLFGSPGHLGPVPNPLFQHHTSPLALRPAARLSAGASILHWRSNYIA; encoded by the exons ATGACCCAAGATCAGCTCCTCACGGGTTTGAAGAAGGATGTCCGCTCTCTTCTGGTCTCTGCTAAGCATGGTTTGACCCCTGAGCAGCTCAAGAAAGACTACCACACCATGCTGGGCTTCCCCATGCCCCTCAGGTTACTGGGATTCAGAAATGTTTTGGATATGGTAAAGGAAATGCCGGATGTTGTGCACTTGGAATACCACCTCGATGGCAGCATCATTTTAAAAG cCGTTGTAGATGAGAGCACCAAAGGCATCCAAGAGCTGGTGGCTAAGCAACGTGACCCCAAAACCAAAGCCAACATTCGGAGGGGAACCCCAGGAAACTTCCACATCTCTTACCCACGGAACCAGCCCGTTATTCTCCCTCGCCGTGGCCAATCAAAACCCACTCTGCCCGCTCAACTGCGTAGCCAGCTAAAACAGTTACTATCTCATGGGCCGGTCAGATTATCAGAACTGGAGTCTAGGTATATGGCGCAGTTCGGAAAGCCGCTCAACATCATGCAGTATGGCTTCTACTCCATTTCCGAGATGCTGGCGGCTGCCACAGATTTCTTAATCATGCAGCAGAGTCGCACAGGCTCGCAACTGCTGCTGAGGAATGCTATAATGCCACAAAATCAGATCAAACATCTGATGACAAATCTTTCTAAGCCAA CAGTGGCATCTCCTTTGGTGGCAAAACAGAAGCCAGTCAGTCCTAAAGCAGCTTCGCCGCCTGAGAGGAACAAGCAAGATTCGCAGTCCCCCCCTGCTGTTCCTAAACCGGAGCCTGTGAAGGCAGAGCACTCTTTTGAAGAAACTATTTTTAAG CTTGAGGAGGAGCTCAGACAGCAGATCCTCGAGAAGGGCACCGCTGGCACCGTCAGCCACGAGCTGAAAGATAAGCTACGGAAG GTTGTTGCTGAAAATGGCAGTGGGATATCCATTCACAATCTTCCCACAGAATACAAG CGAATGTATGGTGAGGAGTTGCCGGTGAGCCAGTATGGCTTTCTGAGCGTGACGGAAATGGTTGGGGCTTTGAGTGACACATTGTCCATCCAAAAATGTGCTGACAAAAGTGAAAACCAATGGATGGTTGTGGAGTTCAAACCAAATGACATACAACCCACTGAACCTG AATTATCCCCGGGTCACGGCACCACATCCAGTCTGACGACTGAATCCCAGAATCCCTCCAGCAAAGCCTATTATTTCAGCTGTGCCGAGTCTGCATGGGAGCGCGAAGAGGTGGAGCAATACACAGACACCCAAGAGTCCAAGACTGAGCTCAGAATCACCAATAAAACCATCCATCAG ATGGCAGATCTTTTCCCAGAGCTGGTGGTGAGTCGAGTTTCAGCGGTTCCTCCAGACGCAGTGCGCTGCCAGAAGCTGAAGCCCCCGGCTCgcaggagggagagagagctgGTGCCTGTCCTGGTGGAGCAGACGGAGTCTCCCAGCCACTTCTACATCCGCTTCAGCCAGAACAAGGAGGCCAGAGCCCTGGAGAACATGATGATTGAAATGAG GAGCTGTTACTCTTACCCAGATGTGACAGAGAGATACCGGCTGCCTGATGCGTATGTGCGGCCGGGTCAGGTGTGCTGTGTGGCCCCCAGAGACATGTGGTTCTACCGGGTTGTGATCCACGAGCTCTTCAGTGATACTGAAGTAAAGGTGTACTATGTTGACTTCGGAGACATCACAAAAGTGGAACGAAACAGCCTCCGGTTTCTAAA AGCTTGTTATGCTGATCTTCCGGCTCAGGCTGTCCCTGCAATGTTAGCTGGAGTTCGGCCCATCACG agcATTTGGACTCAGAGTGCGATCAACGCTTTCCAGAGGATGTGCTGTGAGCGCACGCTGGTGGCCGCCATCCACAGCTACCAGGAGGACTTCCTGTTGCTCTTCCTGTGCGACACAAACACGGAGGAGGATGTTTACATTCACCTCGCCCTACAGAAAGAGGGCCACGCCATTCCCTCCGTTACCGCTTATGGATTG GTGTCAGAGAAGTTCAACCCAGTGACGTCTTATTTTGGAGATGATCAGCTTGAGGAAGTAAAGGAGTGTCTCTCACCATCCACGTCTTTTCTAGAAACCCAGATCTGTTTTCAGGGAAATGGTTCTCTGAGCTCCTCTCAAACG GTTTCCAGCTCTGAAAATGGAGAAACTAACTTTTCCTCCATAAATGTGGACTCAACCCTCGACATTCCTGCCCTTGAGTTTATAAATGTTCCTGACGTCAACACTGCTGCTAAA AGTGGGAAAGTAAATCCATCTGAGGCTCCACAGGCTGAAGACTCATTATGCTGCAGTGAATGGGATCAGGGATGGACAGCAGAGGACGAAACAGATAAGACGAAACTAGAACCTGATGTCAATACCGAAGACGAATCGAAA CCAGAGACTGTGCCTAATCCTCTACCTGTCCAAGCAGCAGTATGTGAACCGCAGATGTGTGCATCTCCAGTTGAACCAAAGCCCATCTCAACCGCATGCACTAGCCCTCACACCCCTGACCCCATCAGGATCAGCTCCGGCTATCCAG TTTTTCCAGGTGTACCTGTTAATCTGGTCCAGCCCCCGCTCTCCCACTTTATGATGCAGTTATTCGGCAGTCCAGGTCATCTGGGACCAGTTCCAAACCCTCTGTTCCAGCACCACACATCTCCGCTAGCTCTGAGACCAGCTGCGCGCCTGTCCGCCGGAGCCAGCATCCTACACTGGCGCTCCAATTACATAGCTTGA